Proteins from a single region of Juglans microcarpa x Juglans regia isolate MS1-56 chromosome 5S, Jm3101_v1.0, whole genome shotgun sequence:
- the LOC121268391 gene encoding leucine-rich repeat receptor-like tyrosine-protein kinase PXC3, with protein sequence MAVFCLFSLLLVGFISKLQLVGAQLHDQTTLLSINNELGIPGWGANYSDYCSWPGIGCGLNNSMVERLDLSHRNLRGNATLISELKALKWLDLSSNDFHGSIPSAFGNLSELEFLDLSLNKFDGSIPRELGSLNNLRTLNLSNNLLVGEIPDELQGLEKLQAFQISSNKLSGSIPIWVGNLTNLRIFTAYENDLGGKIPDNLGLVSELQSLNLHSNLLEGPIPKSIFVLGKLEVLILTQNKLSSDLPEEIGNCKGLSSIRIGNNDLVGTIPKAIGNISSLTYFEADNNKLSGDVVPEFAQCSNLTLLNLASNGFTGTIPQELGQLVDLQELILSGNSLFGDIPKSILGCKSLNKLDLSNNRFNGSIPNEICNMSKLQYLLLDQNSIRGEIPHEIGNCVKLLELQMGSNYLSGAIPPEIGHIKNLQIALNLSFNHLHGPLPLELGKLDKLVSLDVSNNRLSGNIPPSFKGMLSLIEVNFSNNLLTGPIPNFVPFQKSPKSSFLGNIELCGEPLTPPCASSHSSDSENYHHKVSYKIILAVIGSGLAVFTSVTVVVVLFMMRERQEKEAKAAGIEDDVTNNRPMILAGNVFVENLRQAIDLDAVVKATLKDSNKLISGTFSTVYKAVMPSGLVLSVKRLKSMDQTIIHHQSKMIRELEKLSKLCHDNLVRPVGYVIYEDVALLIHHHLPNGTLAQLLHESTKQPEYEPDWPTRLSIAVGVAEGLAFLHNVAIIHLDISSGNVLLDSNSKPLVGEIEISKLLDPSKGTASISAVAGSFGYIPPEYAYTMQVTAPGNVYSYGVVLLEILTTRVPVDEAFGEGVDLVKWVHTAPARGETPEQILDARLSTVSFSWRKEMLAALKVALLCTDYTPAKRPKMKKVVEMLHEIKQN encoded by the exons ATGGCAGTTTTTTGCTTGTTCTCTCTTTTGCTAGTTGGGTTTATATCAAAACTTCAGCTTGTGGGTGCTCAGCTTCATGATCAAACTACGCTGTTATCCATTAACAACGAGCTTGGAATACCTGGCTGGGGAGCCAACTACTCAGATTACTGCTCTTGGCCCGGCATTGGCTGCGGTTTGAACAATTCGATGGTGGAAAGGCTTGATCTTTCTCACCGAAACCTCCGAGGTAATGCGACTCTAATTTCTGAGCTCAAAGCTTTGAAGTGGCTTGACCTTTCTAGTAATGATTTCCATGGATCAATTCCTTCAGCGTTTGGGAATTTATCTGAGCTTGAATTTCTTGACTTGTCATTGAATAAGTTCGATGGTTCAATTCCTAGAGAATTGGGTAGTCTCAACAACCTTAGAACATTGAATCTTTCGAACAACTTGCTTGTAGGAGAAATACCAGACGAGCTTCAGGGCCTTGAAAAGTTACAGGCTTTTCAAATTTCTAGTAATAAACTGAGTGGCTCTATCCCAATTTGGGTGGGCAACTTGACCAACCTCAGAATTTTCACAGCGTATGAGAATGATTTAGGGGGTAAAATCCCGGATAATCTGGGCTTGGTTTCCGAGCTTCAATCGCTGAATCTACATTCAAACCTGCTTGAAGGACCGATACCTAAGagcatttttgttttgggaaagCTGGAAGTCCTGATTCTGACCCAGAATAAATTAAGCAGTGATCTTCCTGAAGAAATTGGGAACTGCAAAGGCCTTTCTAGTATCCGAATAGGCAACAATGATCTTGTGGGCACCATTCCTAAGGCGATTGGAAATATTAGCAGCCTTACTTACTTTGAGGCAGATAACAACAAGCTCTCTGGGGATGTTGTCCCAGAGTTTGCGCAATGCTCTAATCTCACCCTCCTAAATTTGGCCTCTAACGGATTTACTGGAACTATTCCTCAGGAGCTTGGACAGCTCGTGGATCTGCAGGAATTGATTCTCTCTGGCAACAGTTTGTTTGGTGATATTCCAAAATCAATTCTTGGTTGTAAGAGTCTTAACAAGCTTGATCTAAGCAATAATAGATTCAATGGCAGTATACCAAATGAAATCTGCAACATGTCAAAATTGCAGTACCTGCTCTTGGATCAGAACTCAATAAGAGGGGAGATACCTCATGAAATTGGAAACTGTGTGAAACTCCTTGAATTGCAAATGGGTAGTAACTATTTAAGTGGAGCAATACCTCCTGAGATTGGTCATATAAAAAACTTACAGATAGCATTAAATTTGAGCTTCAATCATCTCCATGGGCCGCTGCCTCTCGAGTTAGGGAAACTGGACAAGCTGGTTTCTTTGGATGTCTCTAATAATAGGCTCTCCGGTAATATCCCACCTTCATTTAAGGGCATGTTGAGCTTGATAGAGGTCAATTTCTCAAATAATCTGCTCACCGGTCCAATACCCAACTTTGTACCATTCCAAAAGAGTCCAAAATCAAGCTTTCTAGGGAACATAGAGCTCTGTGGAGAGCCATTGACACCTCCATGTGCAAGTTCTCATAGTTCTGACAGTGAGAATTACCATCACAAGGTCTCTTACAAGATCATACTAGCTGTTATTGGTTCTGGTTTGGCGGTTTTTACATCAGTAACTGTAGTTGTTGTCTTGTttatgatgagagagagacaagaaAAAGAAGCCAAAGCTGCCGGAATTGAAGATGATGTAACCAATAATCGACCAATGATACTAGCAGGCAATGTCTTTGTTGAGAATCTCAGACAAGCAATTGATCTTGATGCTGTTGTAAAAGCAACTTTGAAGGATTCGAATAAACTCATCAGTGGGACTTTCAGCACTGTTTACAAGGCAGTTATGCCTTCTGGGCTAGTTCTGTCGGTGAAGAGACTTAAATCCATGGACCAGACTATCATTCATCACCAGAGCAAGATGATTAGAGAGCTCGAAAAGCTCAGCAAACTCTGTCATGATAATCTAGTGCGGCCTGTTGGATATGTTATTTACGAAGATGTTGCTCTTTTAATCCATCATCACTTACCGAATGGGACACTAGCCCAGCTGCTTCATGAATCTACCAAGCAACCTGAATATGAACCCGACTGGCCTACACGACTCTCTATTGCTGTCGGTGTGGCAGAAGGGTTAGCTTTCCTTCATAATGTGGCAATTATTCACCTTGATATTTCTTCTGGCAATGTTCTTTTGGATTCTAATTCCAAGCCTTTGGTTGGGGAGATTGAGATATCGAAGCTCTTAGATCCGTCCAAAGGCACTGCAAGTATTAGTGCCGTTGCAGGCTCATTTGGCTATATTCCACCAG AATATGCATATACAATGCAAGTTACAGCACCAGGAAATGTTTATAGCTATGGTGTAGTTTTGCTTGAGATCCTTACTACCCGAGTACCAGTTGATGAGGCTTTTGGTGAAGGGGTAGATTTGGTGAAGTGGGTTCATACTGCTCCAGCACGAGGGGAAACTCCAGAGCAGATACTTGATGCAAGGCTTAGTACAGTTTCTTTTAGTTGGAGGAAGGAGATGCTTGCAGCTCTGAAGGTGGCATTACTCTGCACCGACTACACACCAGCTAAGCggccaaaaatgaaaaaagtggTGGAAATGCTTCACGAAATAAAGCAGAACTGA